The following coding sequences lie in one Arachis ipaensis cultivar K30076 chromosome B05, Araip1.1, whole genome shotgun sequence genomic window:
- the LOC107641172 gene encoding uncharacterized protein LOC107641172 — translation MEKGRQRVERMSYGMEEVKKGWYLVGLGVVNNGHASCKVFLDAASSETMYQHVTMRVIPLVSFLFYLDRPERRFIDRCVEAGNADAILRQGLTEYFWIIRRDIGMELLSRAWTEGSVEAGYLSLPCCYCVITRMKKKCKGVLKC, via the exons ATGGAGAAGGGTAGACAGAGAGTTGAGAGAATGAGTTACGgcatggaagaagtgaagaaggGTTGGTACTTAGTAGGGTTAGGGGTTGTCAATAACGGGCac GCAAGTTGCAAAGTTTTTCTGGATGCAGCGAGTTCCGAAACTATGTACCAACATGTGACGATGCGTGTTATACCGTTAgtgtcctttttattttaccttgaCCGGCCGGAGAGGAGGTTCATCGATCGCTGCGTTGAAGCAGGAAATGCGGATGCTATACTCCGACAGGGGTTGACGGAGTATTTCTGGATTATCCGCCGTGACATTGGGATGGAACTGCTTTCTAGGGCCTGGACGGAGGGCAGCGTCGAAGCAGGTTACCTGTCTCTGCCATGTTGCTACTGTGTGATCACGAGAATGAAGAAGAAATGCAAAGGGGTATTGAAATGTTAG
- the LOC107641171 gene encoding uncharacterized protein LOC107641171 yields MKFGATSEKGRRGKKAGYGRRKGKGKGVPPRVCPLTLLPREIWERIAARVASASIHDLFNMQATCKVFLDAARSSAVYNVASMAELPVVFGYDLEDRPEDGFLYKSARAGNPAAIFRIGMREFFWMGREVGGCDTLLEAADAGDVQARYMCKNLLSLLFP; encoded by the coding sequence aTGAAATTTGGTGCAACCTCCGAGAAAGGCAGAAGGGGAAAGAAGGCCGGATATGGGAGaaggaaagggaaagggaaaggggTGCCACCACGCGTCTGTCCGCTGACTCTTCTGCCTCGCGAAATATGGGAGAGAATTGCAGCAAGGGTTGCGTCGGCCTCGATCCATGATCTGTTTAACATGCAGGCGACCTGCAAGGTGTTTTTGGATGCAGCCCGCTCATCTGCGGTGTACAATGTGGCTTCCATGGCGGAGCTACCCGTCGTGTTCGGTTATGACTTGGAGGACCGTCCTGAGGATGGGTTCCTTTATAAAAGTGCGCGCGCAGGAAATCCGGCCGCTATATTCCGTATAGGAATGAGGGAATTCTTCTGGATGGGCCGAGAAGTCGGTGGGTGCGACACCTTGCTTGAGGCCGCCGATGCAGGCGACGTCCAAGCCCGCTACATGTGTAAAAACTTGTTATCCCTTCTCTTTCCTTAA
- the LOC107641173 gene encoding uncharacterized protein LOC107641173 has translation MVGPVGMWIRWFLARLNGRGLGRAGLFKWMPFGTLIANVSAACVMAALSTVKEAVNTKDCDTIVIGTQLGLLGCLSTVSTFAAEFNAMKENRMQRTPAGSTSGGPTNHGISRIRWSLVNPSLPENIREELLAAFDVSRSTDRL, from the exons ATGGTTGGACCTGTAGGCATGTGGATTCGATGGTTCTTAGCTCGGCTCAACGGTCGTGGATTAGGAAGGGCAGGGTTGTTTAAATGGATGCCATTTGGAACTCTTATTGCCAATGTATCAGCTGCTTGTGTAATGGCTGCACTTTCCACCGTAAAGGAAGCA GTCAATACCAAAGATTGTGACACTATTGTAATCGGAACACAGTTAGGTCTCTTGGGGTGTTTGAGTACTGTCTCAACTTTTGCAGCTGAGTTCAATGCAATGAAAGAAAATAGGATGCAAAGAACTCCTGCGGGTAGTACAAGTGGTGGACCGACAAACCACGGCATCTCCCGGATCCGATGGTCTCTCGTCAACCCATCGCTCCCAGAAAATATCCGCGAAGAACTCCTTGCAGCTTTTGACGTTTCCAGAAGTACGGACAGACTCTAA